A part of Andrena cerasifolii isolate SP2316 chromosome 10, iyAndCera1_principal, whole genome shotgun sequence genomic DNA contains:
- the Eif2bdelta gene encoding eukaryotic translation initiation factor 2B subunit delta isoform X3, producing the protein MRLSGILTTECNLIQLTEKGEAKFFTRATARHLRRKRLQDARKAAKEQECSINGVSFKPNEDSISNKNTDQPEVITKSKARRIRKKNKAKLLQNCCSSCESYHKSSSLTIEAPSDQEVFAEKDADDLKTITKSKARRLRKKNKTKLVQNTCSFCYNTYSSPIDPILLKYIKTTEYDSVCCAKLETDIVNNLKQNYKPEKTVEAQACNVEYDKKTEQAELKKLENIETQGNYSELSCLSRSPGPLIFRNEVQTCNEKRERNSEDSPLASQLEQTIVETILTRINCTKEDTRSQRFDTKELQEIEIPANLVELDQSTEFYNAECANETNFNLESRSTESKENNTSLEDKAEPESFLEVDTQRVTPLFSKEELLENTKNLKFCDTLENNLKSTAQENTRMSPDSIEPQSKNSIPVVREITKGANSTEEQSETGSVSNSDSIASQSLKEAEATKAKVPSTRNIEKSSIVIPSLKTVELGRPVASSLKLPTLRNMADNKSNVLEKTREEIKAEREAKKAAKALAKVKAKTAKVQEKDTSNTKPALPDSTESKGSGEKSESLGNENVQVEAKAPATKGAPEATVCEKNAPPEVNTEGKSKAELRTERRAKQEAQRVAKQQGLQEKNKVKSKEGSNNKSVVEITNESNSPKKIVTPKKSVRKENSHELNLFKHLYHERERANIVVPSVNSDIHPAILRLGVQYAEKVIVGSNARCVALLATVKQLIRDFERPPQVDFIRGLEASLQKSVAYLHFCRPVAVSMQNALRHLKWQMTQLPSALSDADAKSKLSSAIDTYILEQIQLAGKAISITIQTKISNGDVILTYSYSSLIHKILLDAHKADKQFRVIVVDGRPWLEGKEQLRRLAKDGIECSYILINALSYVMPEVSKVFLGAHAILANGAVMSRVGTAQVALMARAFNIPVLVACETHKSCERVQTDSIVYNELGNADELARSYEIGAKKPLLAKWKTKRLLNLLNITYDVTPADLVTAVVTELAILPCTSVPVILRIKPSEI; encoded by the exons atgAGGCTCTCTGGAATTTTGACTACAGAGTGTAATTTAATTCAG TTAACGGAAAAGGGTGAGGCAAAGTTCTTCACACGTGCCACGGCGAGGCATCTTCGTCGTAAACGTTTGCAGGATGCCCGTAAAGCGGCAAAAGAACAAGAGTGTTCGATTAATGGTGTAAGCTTTAAGCCTAACGAGGACTCTATTAGCAACAAGAATACCGATCAGCCAGAAGTTATAACAAAATCAAAAGCCCGTAGAATACGGAAGAAGAACAAAGCAAAATTGCTTCAGAACTGTTGTTCTTCCTGTGAATCATATCATAAAAGTTCATCGCTTACGATCGAAGCACCCTCTGACCAAGAAGTCTTTGCAGAAAAAGATGCGGATGACCTAAAAACAATAACAAAATCCAAGGCTCGAAGATTACGGAAGAAGAATAAAACCAAGCTGGTACAAAATACCTGTTCTTTTTGCTACAATACCTATTCTTCCCCTATAGATCCAATTTTGCTGAAGTACATTAAAACGACAGAATACGATTCTGTTTGTTGTGCCAAACTTGAAACGGATATTGTTAATAATCTCAAGCAGAACTACAAACCCGAGAAGACTGTCGAAGCACAAGCCTGTAATGTAGAGTACGATAAGAAGACGGAGCAGGCAGAACTGAAAAAACTAGAGAACATAGAAACGCAAGGGAATTATTCGGAATTATCATGTTTGTCCAGATCACCTGGaccattaatatttcgaaatgaAGTACAAACGTGTAATGAGAAGCGTGAGAGAAACTCGGAAGACTCGCCACTTGCGTCTCAGTTAGAGCAAACAATAGTAGAAACGATTCTAACTAGAATTAACTGTACGAAAGAAGATACGAGATCGCAGAGGTTCGATACGAAAGAATTGCAGGAAATAGAGATTCCCGCGAACCTCGTCGAACTCGATCAAAGTACTGAATTTTATAATGCCGAGTGCGCTAACGAAACTAATTTTAACTTAGAATCCCGCAGTACCGAATCGAAGGAAAATAATACATCGTTAGAGGATAAAGCAGAACCAGAATCATTCTTGGAAGTGGATACTCAGCGTGTGACGCCACTTTTCTCCAAGGAGGAACTACTTGAAAACACGAAGAATCTGAAATTCTGTGATACGCTGGAAAATAATCTTAAATCTACTGCACAAGAAAATACTCGGATGTCCCCTGATAGTATTGAACCGCAAAGTAAAAACAGTATTCCTGTCGTAAGAGAAATTACAAAGGGTGCTAATTCTACCGAGGAACAATCAGAGACTGGATCAGTTTCGAACTCTGATTCCATAGCTTCGCAAAGTCTGAAGGAGGCTGAAGCTACTAAAGCGAAGGTACCTTCTACGCGAAATATTGAGAAATCATCGATCGTTATTCCTTCGTTAA AGACGGTTGAACTCGGTAGACCAGTTGCGTCTTCGTTAAAATTGCCCACATTGAGAAATATGGCTGACAATAAGTCGAACGTCCTAGAGAAGACAAGAGAGGAGATAAAAGCGGAACGTGAAGCGAAGAAGGCTGCCAAGGCGCTTGCCAAAGTGAAAGCTAAAACTGCTAAGGTACAAGAGAAAGATACGTCGAACACTAAACCTGCGCTTCCAGATAGTACTGAGAGCAAGGGGAGCGGCGAGAAGTCGGAAAGTTTAGGTAACGAGAACGTTCAAGTTGAAGCTAAAGCGCCTGCAACGAAAGGGGCGCCAGAGGCAACCGTGTGCGAAAAGAATGCGCCACCGGAAGTTAACACCGAAGGGAAAAGCAAAGCGGAATTACGTACTGAAAGGAGGGCGAAACAAGAGGCGCAGAGAGTAGCTAAACAGCAGGGTTTACAGGAGAAGAATAAAGTTAAAAGTAAAGAAGGTAGTAATAATAAATCGGTGGTGGAAATTACGAACGAGTCGAATTCTCCGAAGAAAATTGTAACGCCTAAGAAGTCTGTGCGCAAAGAGAACAGTCACGAATTAAATCTTTTCAAACACTTGTATCATGAAAGAGAGCGCGCTAATATTGTCGTTCCTTCCGTCAATTCGGATATACACCCAGCGATACTCAGATTGGGCGTGCAATACGCGGAGAAAGTGATCGTCGGTAGCAATGCAAGATGCGTCGCACTTTTGGCAACTGTAAAGCAGCTTATTCGGGACTTCGAGCGACCACCGCAGGTCGACTTTATTCGAGGTCTCGAGGCAAGCTTGCAGAAGTCAGTAGCTTATTTGCACTTCTGCAGACCTGTGGCTGTTTCTATGCAGAACGCACTGAGGCATCTCAAATGGCAAATGACACAGTTACCTTCCGCGTTATCCGATGCAGAC GCGAAGAGTAAATTGAGTAGCGCGATAGATACTTATATTCTCGAACAAATACAACTAGCCGGCAAGGCGATATCCATAACTATCCAGACGAAGATATCCAACGGAGACGTGATCCTGACGTATAGCTA CTCGTCTTTGATTCATAAAATCCTATTAGATGCCCACAAAGCAGACAAACAGTTTCGTGTTATCGTAGTCGATGGAAGGCCGTGGCTAGAGGGAAAGGAACAGCTCAGGCGTTTAGCGAAGGACGGTATTGAGTGCTCCTATATCTTGATCAATGCTTTGAGCTACGTGATGCCAGAA GTGAGCAAAGTCTTCCTGGGCGCTCACGCGATTTTGGCGAACGGCGCGGTGATGTCCAGAGTCGGCACCGCTCAAGTTGCCCTGATGGCGAGGGCCTTCAATATTCCAGTTCTAGTAGCCTGCGAGACCCACAAGTCTTGCGAGCGGGTACAGACAGATTCTATCGTTTATAACGAATTAG GGAACGCGGACGAGCTTGCGCGAAGCTACGAGATCGGCGCGAAGAAACCTTTGCTCGCCAAGTGGAAGACCAAAAGGTTGCTGAACCTTCTGAATATCACGTACGATGTTACACCAGCTGACTTAGTAACGGCTGTGGTCACAGAATTAGCGATTTTACCGTGCACTAGCGTTCCTGTGATTCTACGAATTAAACCATCCGAGATTTAA
- the Eif2bdelta gene encoding eukaryotic translation initiation factor 2B subunit delta isoform X4, with protein MRLSGILTTECNLIQLTEKGEAKFFTRATARHLRRKRLQDARKAAKEQECSINGVSFKPNEDSISNKNTDQPEVITKSKARRIRKKNKAKLLQNCCSSCESYHKSSSLTIEAPSDQEVFAEKDADDLKTITKSKARRLRKKNKTKLVQNTCSFCYNTYSSPIDPILLKYIKTTEYDSVCCAKLETDIVNNLKQNYKPEKTVEAQACNVEYDKKTEQAELKKLENIETQGNYSELSCLSRSPGPLIFRNEVQTCNEKRERNSEDSPLASQLEQTIVETILTRINCTKEDTRSQRFDTKELQEIEIPANLVELDQSTEFYNAECANETNFNLESRSTESKENNTSLEDKAEPESFLEVDTQRVTPLFSKEELLENTKNLKFCDTLENNLKSTAQENTRMSPDSIEPQSKNSIPVVREITKGANSTEEQSETGSVSNSDSIASQSLKEAEATKAKVPSTRNIEKSSIVIPSLSIETVELGRPVASSLKLPTLRNMADNKSNVLEKTREEIKAEREAKKAAKALAKVKAKTAKVQEKDTSNTKPALPDSTESKGSGEKSESLGNENVQVEAKAPATKGAPEATVCEKNAPPEVNTEGKSKAELRTERRAKQEAQRVAKQQGLQEKNKVKSKEGSNNKSVVEITNESNSPKKIVTPKKSVRKENSHELNLFKHLYHERERANIVVPSVNSDIHPAILRLGVQYAEKVIVGSNARCVALLATVKQLIRDFERPPQVDFIRGLEASLQKSVAYLHFCRPVAVSMQNALRHLKWQMTQLPSALSDADAKSKLSSAIDTYILEQIQLAGKAISITIQTKISNGDVILTYS; from the exons atgAGGCTCTCTGGAATTTTGACTACAGAGTGTAATTTAATTCAG TTAACGGAAAAGGGTGAGGCAAAGTTCTTCACACGTGCCACGGCGAGGCATCTTCGTCGTAAACGTTTGCAGGATGCCCGTAAAGCGGCAAAAGAACAAGAGTGTTCGATTAATGGTGTAAGCTTTAAGCCTAACGAGGACTCTATTAGCAACAAGAATACCGATCAGCCAGAAGTTATAACAAAATCAAAAGCCCGTAGAATACGGAAGAAGAACAAAGCAAAATTGCTTCAGAACTGTTGTTCTTCCTGTGAATCATATCATAAAAGTTCATCGCTTACGATCGAAGCACCCTCTGACCAAGAAGTCTTTGCAGAAAAAGATGCGGATGACCTAAAAACAATAACAAAATCCAAGGCTCGAAGATTACGGAAGAAGAATAAAACCAAGCTGGTACAAAATACCTGTTCTTTTTGCTACAATACCTATTCTTCCCCTATAGATCCAATTTTGCTGAAGTACATTAAAACGACAGAATACGATTCTGTTTGTTGTGCCAAACTTGAAACGGATATTGTTAATAATCTCAAGCAGAACTACAAACCCGAGAAGACTGTCGAAGCACAAGCCTGTAATGTAGAGTACGATAAGAAGACGGAGCAGGCAGAACTGAAAAAACTAGAGAACATAGAAACGCAAGGGAATTATTCGGAATTATCATGTTTGTCCAGATCACCTGGaccattaatatttcgaaatgaAGTACAAACGTGTAATGAGAAGCGTGAGAGAAACTCGGAAGACTCGCCACTTGCGTCTCAGTTAGAGCAAACAATAGTAGAAACGATTCTAACTAGAATTAACTGTACGAAAGAAGATACGAGATCGCAGAGGTTCGATACGAAAGAATTGCAGGAAATAGAGATTCCCGCGAACCTCGTCGAACTCGATCAAAGTACTGAATTTTATAATGCCGAGTGCGCTAACGAAACTAATTTTAACTTAGAATCCCGCAGTACCGAATCGAAGGAAAATAATACATCGTTAGAGGATAAAGCAGAACCAGAATCATTCTTGGAAGTGGATACTCAGCGTGTGACGCCACTTTTCTCCAAGGAGGAACTACTTGAAAACACGAAGAATCTGAAATTCTGTGATACGCTGGAAAATAATCTTAAATCTACTGCACAAGAAAATACTCGGATGTCCCCTGATAGTATTGAACCGCAAAGTAAAAACAGTATTCCTGTCGTAAGAGAAATTACAAAGGGTGCTAATTCTACCGAGGAACAATCAGAGACTGGATCAGTTTCGAACTCTGATTCCATAGCTTCGCAAAGTCTGAAGGAGGCTGAAGCTACTAAAGCGAAGGTACCTTCTACGCGAAATATTGAGAAATCATCGATCGTTATTCCTTCGTTAAGTATAG AGACGGTTGAACTCGGTAGACCAGTTGCGTCTTCGTTAAAATTGCCCACATTGAGAAATATGGCTGACAATAAGTCGAACGTCCTAGAGAAGACAAGAGAGGAGATAAAAGCGGAACGTGAAGCGAAGAAGGCTGCCAAGGCGCTTGCCAAAGTGAAAGCTAAAACTGCTAAGGTACAAGAGAAAGATACGTCGAACACTAAACCTGCGCTTCCAGATAGTACTGAGAGCAAGGGGAGCGGCGAGAAGTCGGAAAGTTTAGGTAACGAGAACGTTCAAGTTGAAGCTAAAGCGCCTGCAACGAAAGGGGCGCCAGAGGCAACCGTGTGCGAAAAGAATGCGCCACCGGAAGTTAACACCGAAGGGAAAAGCAAAGCGGAATTACGTACTGAAAGGAGGGCGAAACAAGAGGCGCAGAGAGTAGCTAAACAGCAGGGTTTACAGGAGAAGAATAAAGTTAAAAGTAAAGAAGGTAGTAATAATAAATCGGTGGTGGAAATTACGAACGAGTCGAATTCTCCGAAGAAAATTGTAACGCCTAAGAAGTCTGTGCGCAAAGAGAACAGTCACGAATTAAATCTTTTCAAACACTTGTATCATGAAAGAGAGCGCGCTAATATTGTCGTTCCTTCCGTCAATTCGGATATACACCCAGCGATACTCAGATTGGGCGTGCAATACGCGGAGAAAGTGATCGTCGGTAGCAATGCAAGATGCGTCGCACTTTTGGCAACTGTAAAGCAGCTTATTCGGGACTTCGAGCGACCACCGCAGGTCGACTTTATTCGAGGTCTCGAGGCAAGCTTGCAGAAGTCAGTAGCTTATTTGCACTTCTGCAGACCTGTGGCTGTTTCTATGCAGAACGCACTGAGGCATCTCAAATGGCAAATGACACAGTTACCTTCCGCGTTATCCGATGCAGAC GCGAAGAGTAAATTGAGTAGCGCGATAGATACTTATATTCTCGAACAAATACAACTAGCCGGCAAGGCGATATCCATAACTATCCAGACGAAGATATCCAACGGAGACGTGATCCTGACGTATAGCTA A
- the Eif2bdelta gene encoding eukaryotic translation initiation factor 2B subunit delta isoform X1 yields the protein MRLSGILTTECNLIQLTEKGEAKFFTRATARHLRRKRLQDARKAAKEQECSINGVSFKPNEDSISNKNTDQPEVITKSKARRIRKKNKAKLLQNCCSSCESYHKSSSLTIEAPSDQEVFAEKDADDLKTITKSKARRLRKKNKTKLVQNTCSFCYNTYSSPIDPILLKYIKTTEYDSVCCAKLETDIVNNLKQNYKPEKTVEAQACNVEYDKKTEQAELKKLENIETQGNYSELSCLSRSPGPLIFRNEVQTCNEKRERNSEDSPLASQLEQTIVETILTRINCTKEDTRSQRFDTKELQEIEIPANLVELDQSTEFYNAECANETNFNLESRSTESKENNTSLEDKAEPESFLEVDTQRVTPLFSKEELLENTKNLKFCDTLENNLKSTAQENTRMSPDSIEPQSKNSIPVVREITKGANSTEEQSETGSVSNSDSIASQSLKEAEATKAKVPSTRNIEKSSIVIPSLSIETVELGRPVASSLKLPTLRNMADNKSNVLEKTREEIKAEREAKKAAKALAKVKAKTAKVQEKDTSNTKPALPDSTESKGSGEKSESLGNENVQVEAKAPATKGAPEATVCEKNAPPEVNTEGKSKAELRTERRAKQEAQRVAKQQGLQEKNKVKSKEGSNNKSVVEITNESNSPKKIVTPKKSVRKENSHELNLFKHLYHERERANIVVPSVNSDIHPAILRLGVQYAEKVIVGSNARCVALLATVKQLIRDFERPPQVDFIRGLEASLQKSVAYLHFCRPVAVSMQNALRHLKWQMTQLPSALSDADAKSKLSSAIDTYILEQIQLAGKAISITIQTKISNGDVILTYSYSSLIHKILLDAHKADKQFRVIVVDGRPWLEGKEQLRRLAKDGIECSYILINALSYVMPEVSKVFLGAHAILANGAVMSRVGTAQVALMARAFNIPVLVACETHKSCERVQTDSIVYNELGNADELARSYEIGAKKPLLAKWKTKRLLNLLNITYDVTPADLVTAVVTELAILPCTSVPVILRIKPSEI from the exons atgAGGCTCTCTGGAATTTTGACTACAGAGTGTAATTTAATTCAG TTAACGGAAAAGGGTGAGGCAAAGTTCTTCACACGTGCCACGGCGAGGCATCTTCGTCGTAAACGTTTGCAGGATGCCCGTAAAGCGGCAAAAGAACAAGAGTGTTCGATTAATGGTGTAAGCTTTAAGCCTAACGAGGACTCTATTAGCAACAAGAATACCGATCAGCCAGAAGTTATAACAAAATCAAAAGCCCGTAGAATACGGAAGAAGAACAAAGCAAAATTGCTTCAGAACTGTTGTTCTTCCTGTGAATCATATCATAAAAGTTCATCGCTTACGATCGAAGCACCCTCTGACCAAGAAGTCTTTGCAGAAAAAGATGCGGATGACCTAAAAACAATAACAAAATCCAAGGCTCGAAGATTACGGAAGAAGAATAAAACCAAGCTGGTACAAAATACCTGTTCTTTTTGCTACAATACCTATTCTTCCCCTATAGATCCAATTTTGCTGAAGTACATTAAAACGACAGAATACGATTCTGTTTGTTGTGCCAAACTTGAAACGGATATTGTTAATAATCTCAAGCAGAACTACAAACCCGAGAAGACTGTCGAAGCACAAGCCTGTAATGTAGAGTACGATAAGAAGACGGAGCAGGCAGAACTGAAAAAACTAGAGAACATAGAAACGCAAGGGAATTATTCGGAATTATCATGTTTGTCCAGATCACCTGGaccattaatatttcgaaatgaAGTACAAACGTGTAATGAGAAGCGTGAGAGAAACTCGGAAGACTCGCCACTTGCGTCTCAGTTAGAGCAAACAATAGTAGAAACGATTCTAACTAGAATTAACTGTACGAAAGAAGATACGAGATCGCAGAGGTTCGATACGAAAGAATTGCAGGAAATAGAGATTCCCGCGAACCTCGTCGAACTCGATCAAAGTACTGAATTTTATAATGCCGAGTGCGCTAACGAAACTAATTTTAACTTAGAATCCCGCAGTACCGAATCGAAGGAAAATAATACATCGTTAGAGGATAAAGCAGAACCAGAATCATTCTTGGAAGTGGATACTCAGCGTGTGACGCCACTTTTCTCCAAGGAGGAACTACTTGAAAACACGAAGAATCTGAAATTCTGTGATACGCTGGAAAATAATCTTAAATCTACTGCACAAGAAAATACTCGGATGTCCCCTGATAGTATTGAACCGCAAAGTAAAAACAGTATTCCTGTCGTAAGAGAAATTACAAAGGGTGCTAATTCTACCGAGGAACAATCAGAGACTGGATCAGTTTCGAACTCTGATTCCATAGCTTCGCAAAGTCTGAAGGAGGCTGAAGCTACTAAAGCGAAGGTACCTTCTACGCGAAATATTGAGAAATCATCGATCGTTATTCCTTCGTTAAGTATAG AGACGGTTGAACTCGGTAGACCAGTTGCGTCTTCGTTAAAATTGCCCACATTGAGAAATATGGCTGACAATAAGTCGAACGTCCTAGAGAAGACAAGAGAGGAGATAAAAGCGGAACGTGAAGCGAAGAAGGCTGCCAAGGCGCTTGCCAAAGTGAAAGCTAAAACTGCTAAGGTACAAGAGAAAGATACGTCGAACACTAAACCTGCGCTTCCAGATAGTACTGAGAGCAAGGGGAGCGGCGAGAAGTCGGAAAGTTTAGGTAACGAGAACGTTCAAGTTGAAGCTAAAGCGCCTGCAACGAAAGGGGCGCCAGAGGCAACCGTGTGCGAAAAGAATGCGCCACCGGAAGTTAACACCGAAGGGAAAAGCAAAGCGGAATTACGTACTGAAAGGAGGGCGAAACAAGAGGCGCAGAGAGTAGCTAAACAGCAGGGTTTACAGGAGAAGAATAAAGTTAAAAGTAAAGAAGGTAGTAATAATAAATCGGTGGTGGAAATTACGAACGAGTCGAATTCTCCGAAGAAAATTGTAACGCCTAAGAAGTCTGTGCGCAAAGAGAACAGTCACGAATTAAATCTTTTCAAACACTTGTATCATGAAAGAGAGCGCGCTAATATTGTCGTTCCTTCCGTCAATTCGGATATACACCCAGCGATACTCAGATTGGGCGTGCAATACGCGGAGAAAGTGATCGTCGGTAGCAATGCAAGATGCGTCGCACTTTTGGCAACTGTAAAGCAGCTTATTCGGGACTTCGAGCGACCACCGCAGGTCGACTTTATTCGAGGTCTCGAGGCAAGCTTGCAGAAGTCAGTAGCTTATTTGCACTTCTGCAGACCTGTGGCTGTTTCTATGCAGAACGCACTGAGGCATCTCAAATGGCAAATGACACAGTTACCTTCCGCGTTATCCGATGCAGAC GCGAAGAGTAAATTGAGTAGCGCGATAGATACTTATATTCTCGAACAAATACAACTAGCCGGCAAGGCGATATCCATAACTATCCAGACGAAGATATCCAACGGAGACGTGATCCTGACGTATAGCTA CTCGTCTTTGATTCATAAAATCCTATTAGATGCCCACAAAGCAGACAAACAGTTTCGTGTTATCGTAGTCGATGGAAGGCCGTGGCTAGAGGGAAAGGAACAGCTCAGGCGTTTAGCGAAGGACGGTATTGAGTGCTCCTATATCTTGATCAATGCTTTGAGCTACGTGATGCCAGAA GTGAGCAAAGTCTTCCTGGGCGCTCACGCGATTTTGGCGAACGGCGCGGTGATGTCCAGAGTCGGCACCGCTCAAGTTGCCCTGATGGCGAGGGCCTTCAATATTCCAGTTCTAGTAGCCTGCGAGACCCACAAGTCTTGCGAGCGGGTACAGACAGATTCTATCGTTTATAACGAATTAG GGAACGCGGACGAGCTTGCGCGAAGCTACGAGATCGGCGCGAAGAAACCTTTGCTCGCCAAGTGGAAGACCAAAAGGTTGCTGAACCTTCTGAATATCACGTACGATGTTACACCAGCTGACTTAGTAACGGCTGTGGTCACAGAATTAGCGATTTTACCGTGCACTAGCGTTCCTGTGATTCTACGAATTAAACCATCCGAGATTTAA